The following is a genomic window from Geminicoccus roseus DSM 18922.
ATGTCCTATCGCTGGCGGGTTTCCTTGCAGGTCTGGCCGCTGCCCTGCTGATCGTCCTGGAGGCGTTCGGGCCGGCGCTGGTCCTGATCATGGCCAATCGCCTGCTGGATGGGCTGGACGGCGCGGTGGCCCGGCAGGCCGGGCCCACCGATCGCGGCGCCTTCCTGGACATCGCGTTCGACTTCTTCTTCTACGCCACCATCCCGGCAGCGTTCGCCCTGGCCGATCCCGCTGCCAACGCGCTGGCTGCCGTCGTGCTCCTGGTGTCGTTCGTCGGGACCGGCAGCAGCTTCCTGGCCTTCTCGGCGCTTGCCGCCAAGCGCGGCATCAGCTCAGCCGCCTTCCCAGCCAAGGGCATCTACTACCTGGGCGGGCTCACCGAGGGGACCGAGACAATTCTCGCCTTCGCCGCCATGTGCCTGTGGCCGGCCGCCTTTCCCTTCATCGCCGGTTTGTTCGCCGCGGCCGCCTTCATGACCACCATCCTACGCTGGTGGTGGGGCTGGCGGCTGCTTTCGGGGAGTCCCTCATGACCCGGATCCTGGCAGCACTGCTGCTGCCCTGCCTCGCCAGCCCGATTTCCGCCGATGCCAGGCAGGTCGTCCCGGTGGGACGCTTCTCCGAAGGAAGCCTGGATGACTGGAGCACGCGCAGCTTCTCCGGCGAGACCCGCTATCGCCTTGTCCAGGATCCGGAGCGGAATATCGAGGTGCTGGAAGCCAGTGCCAGCGGCGGCGCATCGGGACGCTTCACCGAGGTCGAGATCGACCTGGAGGAGACGCCCTTTTTGAACTGGTCGTGGAAGGTGACGCGGATCTTCCCTGGCCTGGACGAGCTTCAGAAGAATGGCGACGACTTTCCGGCGAGGATCTACGTGGTGGTCAAG
Proteins encoded in this region:
- a CDS encoding CDP-alcohol phosphatidyltransferase family protein — its product is MLDRHIVDVQSRFLRRPAGWLAARGVGADVLSLAGFLAGLAAALLIVLEAFGPALVLIMANRLLDGLDGAVARQAGPTDRGAFLDIAFDFFFYATIPAAFALADPAANALAAVVLLVSFVGTGSSFLAFSALAAKRGISSAAFPAKGIYYLGGLTEGTETILAFAAMCLWPAAFPFIAGLFAAAAFMTTILRWWWGWRLLSGSPS
- a CDS encoding DUF3047 domain-containing protein; translated protein: MTRILAALLLPCLASPISADARQVVPVGRFSEGSLDDWSTRSFSGETRYRLVQDPERNIEVLEASASGGASGRFTEVEIDLEETPFLNWSWKVTRIFPGLDELQKNGDDFPARIYVVVKRGFLDLTSISLNYVWASSHAAASVWTSPYTDQVRLMAVDSGTEELGEWVVHKRDLRADLRRVFGEDIDRIDTVALMTDADDHGGEARSFYGDIWFSAN